One Ferroacidibacillus organovorans genomic window, AACAGACGCAGATTGTTGCGGCCAAAGTGGTGCGTGAAGCACTGCTGGCATTTGCTGACTGATGGAGCGGGAACGGGTGGGTACGATTCACATTGTATCGGGGGAGCTTGACACAAAGGCACCTGCGCGGATTCGCCTGCGCGGCTCCCTCTATCAGGCGATCTATAAGGAGCCGGAGGAGAACTTCGCACAGACGGAGACGACGGTTACCTTCTCGCTCACGCGCAGGCCGTTTATCCGCGTGGAGCGGGTGGGGGGTGTACGCGCTTCATACAATTTTGAACTGGATCAGACGACAGACGGATTCTACGATTTTCCGGAAGGAAAAGTGGAGCTTCGCGTACACACCACAACACTCGCCGTTTTCGTGACAAACCGTGGGATTCAAGCGGAGATCGTCGCATCAATGGTCATGCAAGGCGCAGATGAACAACCGCTAACGATTGCGATTGAACTTGAGTTTGAGCCGTGAGTGATGTCGTGAAAGGGGTGATGGCGTGAAGAGCTTTCGCGATCCTGTGCACAATCTCATCGCGTTTGGTGAAGAGGATCAATTGCTCATTGACCTGATCAATACAGCGGAAGTGCAGCGCATGCGGCGCATTCGGCAACTGGGACTCAGCAACATCGTCTACCCGGGCGCCGAGCACTCCCGTTTCGTCCACTCGCTTGGGGTCACCCATCTCGCTCGCCGTTTTCTCGACGAGGATTGTGCGGGAGAGCGAACGCGCGGGGCGTACGCTTTGCGTGAATACCGTCAGCTAGCGCTTGCTGCGGCCCTCCTTCACGACATTGGCCACGGACCATTCTCGCATGCGCTCGAAGCGGTCACGGGCGTTCGTCATGAGCGGTTCACGTCGGCGATCATACGCAGTAAAGAGACTGAGGTTCATCAGGTGCTGGAGGCATATTCCAGCGGATTTTCTGAACAGGTGGCGCGGTTGATTGAGAAGAATTTTCCGGAGAGTCGCGCGATTGTAAAATTGCTCTCTTCACAGCTTGACATGGACCGCACGGATTACCTTTTGCGCGATGCGCTGATGACAGGGGCGGGATATGGCACGTTTGATGTGGAGTGGCTCCTTCATGTCATGCGTATCGGCGAAGTCCAGGGGGAGCCGGAGATAGGGCTTGACCTTGCACGCGGCCAGAGCATTGCTGAGGACTATATCATGTGTCGCTATTATATGTATCTTCATGTCTATTTTCATCGCTTGACGCGTTCTGCCGAAGTGCTTGTCGAGCGTACGCTTGCTCGTGCTGCGCAAGTCGGGGCAGATCTTCCAGGGTTTCCGGCTCTGCGCGCGCTGCTGCAAGGGGATTTGCGACTGGCAGTGGATGGCAGAAAGAACGCTGCCGAGATAGGATCATCTGCGATCACCGATTACCTTGAATTGGACGATCACCTTCTGTGGTCTGCGCTGCGCGCGTTTTCCCGGCACGAGGATGCGGTGCTTGCGGATTTGGCGCAGCGCCTTTTGAATCGGCGCCTATTTCACAGTGTGGATGTACATTCAAACGATGAGGCAATGATGTGGCAGGCGCGCATGGAACGTGTCGCCCACAAAAAAGGATTGCCAGCCCATTTTTACGTGATCTTTGACCAGGCGGGCAGTCAGGCGTACAAAGATCCGTATGTCGGAGCGGATGAACCCGATCCAACGCTTGAGCAAATCTATCTTTTTGACGTACACGGCAACGCGACGGAACTGGCGCGCCAGTCGTTCATTGTCGAAGCGGTGAAATCGCGTCGCGCCAGTGTGTCGCGCGTGATTTTCCCGAGGGAGTGGTTGGATGAGGGATGAGGATGTATGGCTTCAGGCGTTGCTTGAAGCGGTTCGCGTCGGTGTTCACGCGGTGGATCACCGCGGTGTGACGATCCTCTACAATCAGATGGCGGCGACGCTTGACGGTCTTACGCGCGAAGAGGTGCTCGGACGGCATGTGCTTGACGTATACCCATCGCTTACGGAGGAGACCAGCTCGCTGTTGCGCGTTTTGCGCTCAGGAGATCCTGTGCTCTTGCGCCGTCAATCGTATCGAAACTTTCGGGGGGACGAGGTGCACACTGCGAATGCGACGCGCGCTGTGTATCGTGATGGACGGCTGTACGGGGCCTTAGAGATCGCGCAAGACATTACGGAGGTTCAGCATCTCGCAGAGCGGGTCGTCGAACTTCAGGCGGCCACCCGTCCACCGCGTTCAGGTGGCCGTTCGGCTACGGTGCGTTACACACTTGAGGATATACTCACAACTGACCCTGTGTTGCTGGAAGTGAAAGCGCGCGCAAAGCGAGCTGCGCGCACATCGTCTCCAGTTTTGATTTACGGCCCGACGGGGACGGGGAAGGAACTTTTTGCGCAGGGCATTCACGCGGCGAGTCCGCGCGCAAACGGCCCTTTTATCGCGCAAAATTGCGCGGCGCTCCCTGGTCCGCTTCTTGAAGGAATTCTCTTTGGCACGGTAAAAGGGAGCTTTACAGGCGCTGAGAATCGCGCGGGGCTGTTCGAACTCGCGAGTGAAGGGACGCTTTTTCTCGACGAGATTCATGCACTGCCCATTGACTTGCAGGCAAAACTCCTGCGCGTGCTTGATGATCAGCACGTCCGCCGCCTGGGGGATCAAAAAGCGCGCGTGATTGATGTGCGTATCCTCGCCGCGATGAATGTGGAACCGGAAATTGCCGTGCGCGAGAAGATGCTACGTGAAGACATCTTCTATCGCATTCAGGTGGTTTCTTTGCGCTTGCCCGCACTCGCGCAGCGGCAAGCGGATCTGAAGCTTCTGATCGATCACTTTGTGGCGGATTGCAACGCGCGGTTTGGCATGACGGTGCGCGGGGTAACGGAGGATGCCATGCGCGTTTTGCGCGCAGCGGCGTGGCCTGGGAATGTGCGGGAACTGCGCCATGCGCTTGAATCGGCGATGAATCTGGTGGATGGCGATTGGATTGATGTGAAACATTTGCCGCAGTATCTCGCGCAGTACCACATGTCGCGCGGTGAGCCGGATGCAGGTGAGCCGGGAAGTTTACATCCTCTTGCAGACAGGCGACAACAGGGGCTCTTCGCGAGTGTAGAGGCGCTTGAACGTGACCTGATTGCGCACGCGCTTGCCGTTTGCGGATGGAACGTGAGCGCTGCCGCGACCCTGCTTGAGATCCCTCGTCAGACGCTGCAGTCCAAGATGAAAAAGTTGGGTATTTCCCGAAACATTGCGACTTCTGAAATGCGCTCTGCAGAGGTGAATAAGACAACGCGCAGTGGACAGAATGACTAAGGTCGATGGAAGAGAGGGTGTGGTTGCGTTGGAAAACGTAACGTCTCACTCAAGGTAGGACGATCATTCCACTTCTTATAGAAGTTGGAGGGATGTGCTAAAGACAATTACAGTTGTTTCCACGTCTTTGATCTCCTCGGTGACGGTTCAAGCCTCACAGCTTAGTACGAGGAAACACGTACGGCCAATCATCCATTGACAAGAGAGGACCTTTAGGTCCTCTTTTTTTGTGTATGCAAATGAGAGATAACACAGTCAGAATAAAATAATATACCAATGGTCAAATACCAAAGCCTAACGGGTGGTGAAAAGGGGAGCTCGCATGGAATTGCGACTGACGTGAAACGATACGCAATGAAATCGTGTACGTTTGTTGTGGGATTGACCCAACCGTGTCGATCTCATGAAACATCAGTCGCACACCTTGCCGGAAAGAGACAAACCAATTATCTTTATACTAAAGATAATTGGTTGTTCGAGTTCGCCTGCAGAAATAGCGAGTGTGCGCATGCGAATGTCTCTGAAAGGTAGGCGAAAATCTGTGAGATCTTACGCATCGTGGATTTATAAACTGCGTTTTCTCATCATTATCCTCTGGATCGTCGGTGCAGTTCTCTCTGTCAAGGTTCTGCCCAATCTCAATTCGGTCGTCGCGCACCACAGCACGCCTTTTCTTCCTTCCACGGCAGAGTCACAGGTTGCGTCGCGACTTGCCGGAACCATGCAGGGAAAACATCCCTATAAGTCATCCGCGATTGTGGTGCTGGTCAATCCGAACGGATTGACGCAAGGTGACAAACAGTATCTCAATGATCAATTGGCCGTCATCAAACGCGATGAAGCGAAATACGGCGTTGATACCATTCAGTCGGCGGCGCAGACCCCACAGGGTGCCTCATCATTTTTTAGCAAAAACAAAACGACAGAGATCGCTTTTCTTGGCATGGCGCAAAGTGACACCACGAAGGCGGCACAGACCGGATACGAAAATATGCAAACACTCTTTGCACACCCGCCGCAGGGTGCGCATGTGAGTTTGACGGGCGCAACGCCGATCACCGTCGACAATATGACGATCTCGATGAATGGCGTGAGCAAAAGCGGCGGTGTAACTGTGGCACTCATTCTCGTCATCCTGTTTCTCGTGTTTCGCTCGATCATTGCGCCGATCGTCACACTGCTTACGATTGGAGTATCTTTTCTTATCACATCAGGGATCGTGGCTAAACTCGCGCTGCACGGTTTTCCGGTCTCTACATTTACGCAGACCTTTCTCATCGCGATCCTGTTCGGCGCGGGGACAGACTACTCGATCGTGATGCTCAATCGCTTTCGCGAAGAAATGACGCAGGATCATCCAGATGTGCTTGCCGCGATGACGGCCGCCATGCGCGGCGTTTCCAAAACGATCCTTTTTAGTGCGGCGACCGTCTTTGTCTCATTCGCGGTGCTCTACTTTGCAAACTTTGGTCTTTATCGCTCGGCTGTCGGTGTCAGCATCGGCGTGTTTTTCGCGATTCTCGCGTGCATGACACTGATTCCATCCATTATGGGGATCTTCGGGCGCACCCTTTTTTGGCCGCGTCGACCTGTCGTGGGAGCGGCGCACAAGCCTTCTGCGATCTGGAGTTTCTCCGGTCGCATCGCCACCCGTCACCCGTGGTGGACGATCTTGCTCTCGATCGTTTTGCTCGCGCCAATCGCGGCGCAGTTTACCAATTTGCGCTCGTTTAACTCGCTTGAAGAAATTCCTCAGGCGCCGTCCGTCAAAGGATTTCACGAAGTGGCAAACGCGTTTGGCATCGGGCGTGTGATGCCCGTTCAGGTGATTTTGCAGAGTCCTTCCAATCTGCGCTCATCGCAAGGACTTGCGACGATTGAACAGATTTCTCAGGCGCTTTCGCACGCGCCGCTTGTCTCTCAGGTGGACAGTGCGACGAGACCGACCGGAACGCTGCTTCGCGCGTTTGAACTCGCGCACCAAAACGGGCAGATCGCGCAGGGCGTCACAAAGATCAACACAGGGCTCGGACAGCTCTCAAACGGCCTGACACAGGCGGCGGTGAAGCTGCGTCAAGGCGTATCCGACCAATCGCGGCTCGTGACGGGCGCGCAAAACCTTGCGCGCGGACTCGCACAGTATCACCAAGGGGTATCGCAGTTTTCTACGCATTTGCCGACGCTTGCCACAGGTGCGAACGCCTTGGCGACGGGCGCGGCTCGGTTAGGTTCAGGATTGAGCAGATTGCAGGCGGGAATCACGCAAGAGGGCGCGGGGGTTTCTCAAGTGACTTCTGGTCTTGCAAAACTTGCACCAGGTACAGCGCAAGTTGCGTCAGGTTTGCAAAGTCTCCAGTCTTCAAGCGCTAAATTCTCGGCGTTGTCAGCGCAGATGAACCAGGCGCTTGCGGCGTGGCTCAAGGCGCACCCAAGCGCAAATGACGCATCGATGCAACAGATTCTCGGCATGTCGGGCGCGCTCGCGCAGGGACTCTCGCAAACGGCGAGTGGAACGGCTCAATTGGCGTCAGGCGCATCGGCACTTCACGCGGCAACCGGCAGACTCGCGGCAGGAGCGGGCCCGCTATCCCAAGGCATGCAGGCGCTCGCGACGGCGTCCGGTAAACTTTCGGCGGGAGCTTCTTCACTCCATCAGGGAGGAACTGCACTCGCGAATGGCGCACAACAACTTGCGACAGGCGCCGCGCAACTCGCACACACATCAGGTCAATTGGCCACGGGTGCATCGCAAGTCGCATCCGGTGTGGCGCAGTCGGCGGCAGGTACATCGCAACTGCAAAATGGGCTTGCCAAGGCAGCGAGCGGTGCGACGCAGCTACACAGCGGACTGAGCTCTGCCAATCAGGCGCTTCATCAGTCACAAAATGCCGCACAAAGCGGAAACCCTGGGTTTTACGTTCCAGCATCGGTTGTGGCAAAGAATGCATCCTTACAAAAAGCGATGAACGCTTACATCTCTCCTAACGGCCATATTGCGCAGTTTACGGTCGATCTCACGGTCAACCCGTACAGTGCGGCCGCTCTTTCAGATGTTGCGAAACTCCGCAATGTCGCGCAAGTGGCGCTAGCGGCAAGCCCGCTTCACTCAGGGCAAATTTATATGGGCGGTACGAGCGCGGGACAAGAGGATCTCAATCAGATCTCAAACGCCGACTTTTTGCGCACGGTGTCCCTGATCTTCCTTGCGATCTTCGTCCTGCTCGCCATCATGCTTCGATCGCTGCTTGCGCCACTCTACATTCTGGTGTCGCTGATTGCCAGTTATTTTGTGACGATGGGTGTCATGCAGGTTGTCTTTGTCTCCGTGCTTCACTACACGGGAATCGACTGGACGGTGCCCTTTTTCTCCCTGCTCCTCTTGGTGGCACTTGGCGTCGATTACAGCATTTTCTTGATGGCGCGCTTTGATGAGATGTTAAAAGAGGGCTTGGCACCGCGCACGGCGATCCGCCTTGCCATGCAGCGTATGGGAGGCGTCGTCTTTGCGGCGGCAATCATCATGGCAGGAACATTTGGCTCAATGACAGTCGCAGGCGTTACTGCGCTTCTTGAGATCGGATCATCCGTGGTTTTGGGGCTCTTCATTTATACAGGTCTTTTGTTGGGATTCTTCGTGCCCTCAGCCGTCTCCGTGGTCGACCGCGCGCACCACTGGCCATTTTTTACACGCGATGAAACCGAGAATGAAGTGGACGGACGCCGCGCGCGTGCAAGCGATGGCGCGCTAATGGTAGACTGAAAAGAGCATGAGAGAGGAAGGGTGAAGCGAATGAAAACGGAGCGCTTGGCGTATGGACTGCGCGTTCTTTTCGTCGGTTTCAACCCTTCCCTGCGCTCGCACGAATTAGGCTTCAACTATGCGGGGCGATCCAACCGCTTCTATACCATACTGTATCAATCAGGACTTACAACGCGGCTTTTTACACCGCAAGAGAGCTCCCTTCTCTTGCAGGAATACGGGTATGGGTTTACGAATATTGTCGCGCGCCCGACGCGCAGGGCGGATGAACTGTCACGCGAAGAGTATCGCGAAGGGGCGGTTTTGTTGCGCGCGAAGATCGAAGCGTACCGGCCAATGATTGCCTGTCTCGTCGGGAAGGGTGTCGCCCAGGCGTTTTTCGGAAAGGCGATTCGGGCGTTTGGCTTTTTGGAGTCTCAGGCAGATGGGTGTACGCATTATTTTGTCGCGCCCGCTACAAGTGGGCTGGTGCGAATGAAGCTTGCGGAACAAGTCGCGGTGTATCGCGCGCTGGCAGAGGAAGTCGCACACTGTCCGTGGCCGATGCGAGAAATTAGAGGTGAAGGGCGATGAGAGAACAAGAAACGGATTGTTCACGCCGGCAAGAAGAGGAGCAACAAAGCGCAGATGCGCTTTTAACGGAAGAGCGTGTTCCGTGCGGGAAAGAGATTTTGCCAAACGGCATCCAAGACCTGGATATCGTGATTTACGATCTATTAAAAGACCTCGAACTGCAACTGCTCGGCTCAGAGCCAGAACTTCACGGCATCACGCCAAAGCAGACGATTCTCTTGCGGAAAGTGCGTCAGGTGTCGCGCGCAACGGCCAGCCAGATCGGGGAGATGATGGGGATCACATCTGGGCCTGTGACGACACTGACGCATGGACTTGTCGAGAAGCAGTTGCTGGCGCGCGCGGTGGATGAGGATGATCGGCGTGTGGTCTGGTTTACGCTCACAGAGCGGGGAGAGGCGTTGATCCGCGAAGTCATCGCGCATCGCCAAGCCAATGTTCAGGCGTTTCTCGGCGCGCTTCCGGCGCACAGTCGTGACGATTTTTATCGCCTCTACAGCGATGTGCGCAATGCGCTAAAGTTGCTGCGCTAACCTATTTCGATAGGATGCGGGGTATCATTTATTACAACGTGATGATGGACTAGGGTACCTGCACACGCAAGTTACCTTGAGCGACGTATGATGTACGAACATTAAGGAGGTGATATCGTATGACACACCACCATCCTGTTCGAGACATCAACGAAGCCATCAAGGAATTGCAAGAGGCGAAGCGCTTTCTTTTGCATCGTAAGTTCGAGCGAGCTGAAAATGAATTGGCCGATAGTCTTGTTGAAATCGCGAGGGCGATTCGGGGCATTAATCGGAAAGAGTATTAAATCAGTACAATCGAAGAAAAAGGGGACTTTCTCAAACGTCACTTCAAGTGGCGAAGGGAGAGTTTCCTTTTTCTCTTTATTTGGCATGAAAATTGCTTACCTCCTTGCAAGGTCGTTGATGACGAAACGATGGCGCAAGGGGGATTTTTTGTGTCTGATCCATACGGTATAAGGCGTGTGCTCGAACCGCGCGGCGCAATGCCGCAACCCGCGTGGCGGCTTGACGCCACACCGGTGTGCAGGGAGGATGAAGTGCTGATTGATGTGTCGGCGCTCAATGTGGACGCCGCGTCGTTTCAGCAAATCGTCGCGGATGTCGGCCGTGACGAACGTGCTGTTTCCGAGCGCATCATGTCCATCATCCGTGAACGCGGGAAGCTTCATAACCCAGTTACCGGGTCCGGGGGGATGCTGCTTGGCACCGTGCGTGAAATCGGGCTGAACTATGCGAATCGGTCGGGTATTGCGCCAGGGGATCGCATTGCCACCCTTGTCTCGCTCTCGCTCACGCCGCTTTACATGGAGGAAATTCACTCGATTCATCTGGATACAGGCCAAGTTATCTGTCGCGGCACCGCCGTTCTCTTTTCTAGCGGGCTGCTCGCGCGCCTGCCGAGCGATTTGCCTGAAACGCTCGCGCTCGCTGTGTGTGACGTGTGCGGGGCGCCAGCGCAGGTGGCGCGCATCTGCCAACCGGGGCAAACGGTGGCGATTTTCGGCGCAGGCGGCAAATCGGGGATGCTGTCCGCCGTTCAGGCACGCCGAAAAATCGGCGAAAAGGGGCGACTGCTCGCGTTTGAGACTGCCGAAAAATCAGCGCAAGCGCTGCGCGAACTCGGTTGTGTTGACCATGTCGTGGTGGCGGACGCGCGCGACCCTGTGCAAACGCTGAACGCGATGCTGGATGTGACGGGCGGTGCGCTTGCGGATGTCACCATCAACTGCGTAAGCGCACCTGGCACGGAACTTGCTTCCATTCTGGTGACCCGCACGCGCGGGCTGGTTTACTTCTTTAGCATGGCGACATCCTTCACAGCGGCTGCACTCGGGGCGGAGGGTGTCGGCAAAGACGTCGACATGCTGATTGGCAACGGATACGCAGAGGGGCACGCAGAGCTGGCGTTTGAACTCGTGCGGGATGAACCCAAATTGCAGGCTGTCTTTGCAGCAAAACTGGCACAACCAACCGGGGGAGGAACACCACAATGAGCCTTGCGCCACACGAGATTTTGTACGGGAAAAAACAGCGACATTTTCGCGATATTCCGCTCTATAAGGACGTTACGGATGAGCAGTGGAACGACTGGAAGTGGCAACTCACGCACACGATTGATACCATGGAGGATCTCGCGCAAGTGGTCAATCTGACGCCTGAGGAAAAAATCGGCGTATCGCGCGTCAAGGAGTCCATTCCGCTGCGCATCACGCCATACTACGCGATGCTTATGCACCCGGATGATCCGAACTGTCCCGTGCGTCTGCAGGCGGTTCCGCTGTCCCATGAGATGTCCCGCTCGCCGTGGGATATGGAGGACCCGCTCGCAGAAGACGAGGATGCTCCCGCGCCCGGTCTGACGCACCGCTATCCGGATCGCGTTCTCTTTTTAATCACAAACCAGTGCTCGATGTACTGCCGTCACTGCACGCGCCGCCGCTTTTCAGGCGCTGTCGGACACGCGGTGCCAAAGCCGCAGCTCGACGCGGCGATCGATTACATCCGCCGCACACCAGCGGTTCGCGACGTGCTGCTCTCTGGCGGTGATGGGCTGCTCGTCAATGACAAGATCCTCGAATACATCATCTCAAGCCTGCGTGCGATCCCGCACGTCGAGATCATTCGCATCGGAACGCGCGCGCCCGTCGTTTTCCCACAGCGCATCACAGAGAACCTCTGCAACATCCTGCGCAAATACCACCCGGTGTGGATCAATACGCACTTCAACCACCCGGATGAGATCACGCCGGAGGCAAGACTTGCGTGCGAGCGCCTCGCTGACGCAGGTGTGCCCTTGGGCAACCAGACGGTGCTGATGCGCGGAGTGAACGATTGCGCGCACATCATGAAAAAACTGATGCACGACCTTGTCAAAATTCGCGTCCGCCCGTACTACATCTATCAGTGCGACCTGTCAGAGGGGATCAGCCACTTCCGCACGACCGTCTCCAAAGGCCTTGAAATCATGGAACAGTTGCGCGGCCACACGTCTGGCTACGCTGTTCCCACCTTTGTCGTCGATGCACCGGGGGGCGGCGGCAAGATTCCGGTCATGCCGCAATATCTGATCTCGCAAGGGCACAGCAAAGTGATCCTGCGCAATTTTGAAGGGGTCATCTCGGTCTACAACGAGCCGGTCTACGAGGATCAAGGGTGTCCGCCGACGTGCACACACAACCACGAAGAAGAGGCGATCGGCGTTGCGAAGCTGCTTGCCAATCAGGCGCTGAGCCTTGAGCCGAAGGGCTTGCACCGCGCGGCGGGCCACCAAGGTGAGGGCGCAGGGCGGCAGGCGCTTGCCAATCAGGCGATGCGTGGCGGGACATGGGATGGCGATGCGTAATGGATGAAGTGTGTGATGTGATCATTTGCGCGCGACGCCAAACCTGTGCGCAGTGTTTGCGATGCGCGGCATGCTCGCGGCACGCGACGTGATGATGGAGATCTGGGCGCGGGCTGAGGCGATTGGCGCACGCGCGCTGGCCGTGGTCGGCACGAACAAGCATGCCGGGAAGACGACACTGCTTGGCGGGCTGCTCCAGTGCGCACCCCGCGCGTCGCTTGCGCTTGTGAGCATTGGCGTTGATGGCGAGCGGGCTGACGTGATCTTGGGTACGCCAAAGCCGCAGATCGTCTGCCGACAGGGGACATGGGTTGCGACGGTGATCGCGGCGAATGCCGAATCGTCGGCAGCCGTGGCGTGGCACGCGCCAACATCGGTCACCTCGCCCTTAGGTGAGGTGTGGATCGGGCAGACGCGCGCCCCCGGTTCGGTCGTTTTGGCAGGTGTGCGGCAAAAGGAGCAGTTGCTTTCGCTCAAGGCACAGTTTTTTGCGCGAGGTGCGGCTTATGTGCTGATCGATGGCGCGCTTTCACGGATGGCTGCGGTCGATCCGGAGCTTGCCGATGGTGTCGTTCTCGCGGTGGGAAACGTGCACGGCTCGCTCCAAGAGACGGTTGCGGTCGCAAAATCTGCACTTTTGCGTCTGGGCCTATCCGAACTTGAGCCGGAACTCGCGCGGCAACTGCCGGATCTCTCATCTGTAAAAGGCCTTGTCGCATGGGCGTCTGACCGTTACGGTGAGTCGCTCTGGGGCGATCCAATTTTCTTGCCTGAAGGCAGTCTGCTCACGGACGATTTAGAGCGAGACTTTCGTGTATCGGATGCGCACAGTGTGTTTTATTGCGGCGGCGCCGTAACGGACGCATGGCTTGCGCGCGTCGCGGCGCGAAAGCGTCCACAGGTAGTGATTGTGCGCAGTGCCGCCCATCTCTTTTGCGGCGATGAGACCATGCGGCAATTTACGCGTGGTGGACACCGACTGCGCGTCTTGAGGTCTGTTCCATTGCTTGGTGTCGCGGTCAATCCGACGACGCCGCGCGGCGGGCAGCGCCTTGAGCGCGGCGCGCTGATGCGCGCGCTTGAGGCAGAGGTGGATGTCCCTGTAATCGACGCGATGGAGGTGGATGCGTGTGCGCTTTACGACGGCTGAGACAGATGCTTACGTGGCGTGGGAAACGCTGCAGACGCTGTTTCCGACGCGAACGGCGTGCGGCGCGACGTATCGCAGCGCACGTGGACCGTTTTGCCGGGGGGATGAAGACGCGTGGCGGTGCGATCAGGCAGACGCGCGGGCGCTTGATGCAGCGTTTTCCTGCTCGCTGCCTGAACGCGCGCCGCTTTACGAGCGTCTGGCAGAGTTGCTCGATCAGTTTCCCGATACGGCAGCGGCGTGTGCCGCTGTCGCGCAAGGGCGCACACTCTCAGAGGCACAACTCGCGACGCTTCATCGCGCGATTCATTTGGCCATCGGGCTTGACACTGCGTTGGCACAGGTGTCCCTGCGCTTTTCTTGGTGGGACAGTGCGGCGGCGCAACCGTTCATTCAGCTTGTCGGCGGCGGGGATTCCGCCTTTTGTCTTGATGCGCTTGACGCCTCGCTCCGTGCGGCGTCGGATGCATCCGCGCGCGCTCGCCTGGCGCTTGATCAAGTGAAGCGAAACGTGAGTCGCGCGCTTCACGACGCGTACGGCCGCGCCATGCGCCGCGACGGCACGCTGATCGCGCCGCTTCATGCGCGCGCGAAGCAGAGATGCTTTGTGATCCGCGCCTGCGACTGCGCCTTACGACGCGCGAAGAGCGGGTGTATGACGTGGTGGAAGATGCCGCACAGGCGCGCGCGACGGCACAACTCGACGCGTGCGAAGGGATCGTTCGAGGGCTGCGCGCAGAGGTGTGCGCGCGCGTCTCAGGGACCCTCGCGAAAGATTCGCAGGCGCTTGAGGCACTGATGGTACAGATTGGGCGGCTGGATGATCTTTTCGGACGTGTCGCGGCAAGGCAGCGCGCCGGGTTTGTGTGGTCAGAGCTTGGTGACGCGCCGGAGCTTTGTGCAGGTCGCCCCCCTTTTTATGCAGCGTTTCAACCTGTGGATATCGTGCTCAAAACGCGTGTCACGCTGCTGACCGGGATGAACATGGGGGGGAAGAGCGCTGCGCTTCGGACGCTTCTCAGCGCGCAACTGCTGCACCAGTGGGGCGCGCCTGTGTTTGCCTCGGCGTATCGCGCGCCGCTCTATATGGCGCTGCGCTATATCGGCGGAGACCAGCAGGCGCTTGACGCAGGCATCTCCACGTTTGCAGCGGAGGTGCTTGCGATCAAGGAAGCGCTCGCGGGGGAAGATGTCTTATTGTGCCTGGATGAAGTGGGTCGTGCGACGAATCCGCAGGAGGGGGAGGCGCTGCTATTCGCGATCCTGCAAAAGCGTCAGACGGCGCGCAGTGGCGTCACTTTTGCAGTGACGCATTTTTCGCGGCGCTTGCCGGGTGCGACGCACCTCACCGTGCGCGGGATCAGCAAAGAGGCGCTTGCGATGTGTCACACGCCAGAGGATCTCAGGGCGCATATGGATTACCGGTTGACTACGGCAACGGGGACGGAACTGCGCCAAGGGATCGCAGTCGCCGCCTGGCTTGGGCTTCCCGCGGCGCTTGTCGCAGAGGCGGCGAGGTTTATGCACGGGGATGGGCAGAGTGAAGATGTGGAGGGGATGCTGGGTGCCGACTGCGAAGATGATGCTTGCGGAAGGGAAGATTGAAGAAGCGCGCGCGGAGGCGTCGCGCATCGCCGAGGATGTCACACGCTATATTCGCAAGCGTTCGACGGTGGCCGTGGAGCGCACGGTCTTGCGGTTGCTCGGAGTTGACGGCGTCGAT contains:
- a CDS encoding DUF1934 family protein; its protein translation is MGTIHIVSGELDTKAPARIRLRGSLYQAIYKEPEENFAQTETTVTFSLTRRPFIRVERVGGVRASYNFELDQTTDGFYDFPEGKVELRVHTTTLAVFVTNRGIQAEIVASMVMQGADEQPLTIAIELEFEP
- a CDS encoding HD domain-containing protein, which translates into the protein MKSFRDPVHNLIAFGEEDQLLIDLINTAEVQRMRRIRQLGLSNIVYPGAEHSRFVHSLGVTHLARRFLDEDCAGERTRGAYALREYRQLALAAALLHDIGHGPFSHALEAVTGVRHERFTSAIIRSKETEVHQVLEAYSSGFSEQVARLIEKNFPESRAIVKLLSSQLDMDRTDYLLRDALMTGAGYGTFDVEWLLHVMRIGEVQGEPEIGLDLARGQSIAEDYIMCRYYMYLHVYFHRLTRSAEVLVERTLARAAQVGADLPGFPALRALLQGDLRLAVDGRKNAAEIGSSAITDYLELDDHLLWSALRAFSRHEDAVLADLAQRLLNRRLFHSVDVHSNDEAMMWQARMERVAHKKGLPAHFYVIFDQAGSQAYKDPYVGADEPDPTLEQIYLFDVHGNATELARQSFIVEAVKSRRASVSRVIFPREWLDEG
- a CDS encoding sigma-54 interaction domain-containing protein, encoding MRDEDVWLQALLEAVRVGVHAVDHRGVTILYNQMAATLDGLTREEVLGRHVLDVYPSLTEETSSLLRVLRSGDPVLLRRQSYRNFRGDEVHTANATRAVYRDGRLYGALEIAQDITEVQHLAERVVELQAATRPPRSGGRSATVRYTLEDILTTDPVLLEVKARAKRAARTSSPVLIYGPTGTGKELFAQGIHAASPRANGPFIAQNCAALPGPLLEGILFGTVKGSFTGAENRAGLFELASEGTLFLDEIHALPIDLQAKLLRVLDDQHVRRLGDQKARVIDVRILAAMNVEPEIAVREKMLREDIFYRIQVVSLRLPALAQRQADLKLLIDHFVADCNARFGMTVRGVTEDAMRVLRAAAWPGNVRELRHALESAMNLVDGDWIDVKHLPQYLAQYHMSRGEPDAGEPGSLHPLADRRQQGLFASVEALERDLIAHALAVCGWNVSAAATLLEIPRQTLQSKMKKLGISRNIATSEMRSAEVNKTTRSGQND
- a CDS encoding MMPL family transporter — translated: MRSYASWIYKLRFLIIILWIVGAVLSVKVLPNLNSVVAHHSTPFLPSTAESQVASRLAGTMQGKHPYKSSAIVVLVNPNGLTQGDKQYLNDQLAVIKRDEAKYGVDTIQSAAQTPQGASSFFSKNKTTEIAFLGMAQSDTTKAAQTGYENMQTLFAHPPQGAHVSLTGATPITVDNMTISMNGVSKSGGVTVALILVILFLVFRSIIAPIVTLLTIGVSFLITSGIVAKLALHGFPVSTFTQTFLIAILFGAGTDYSIVMLNRFREEMTQDHPDVLAAMTAAMRGVSKTILFSAATVFVSFAVLYFANFGLYRSAVGVSIGVFFAILACMTLIPSIMGIFGRTLFWPRRPVVGAAHKPSAIWSFSGRIATRHPWWTILLSIVLLAPIAAQFTNLRSFNSLEEIPQAPSVKGFHEVANAFGIGRVMPVQVILQSPSNLRSSQGLATIEQISQALSHAPLVSQVDSATRPTGTLLRAFELAHQNGQIAQGVTKINTGLGQLSNGLTQAAVKLRQGVSDQSRLVTGAQNLARGLAQYHQGVSQFSTHLPTLATGANALATGAARLGSGLSRLQAGITQEGAGVSQVTSGLAKLAPGTAQVASGLQSLQSSSAKFSALSAQMNQALAAWLKAHPSANDASMQQILGMSGALAQGLSQTASGTAQLASGASALHAATGRLAAGAGPLSQGMQALATASGKLSAGASSLHQGGTALANGAQQLATGAAQLAHTSGQLATGASQVASGVAQSAAGTSQLQNGLAKAASGATQLHSGLSSANQALHQSQNAAQSGNPGFYVPASVVAKNASLQKAMNAYISPNGHIAQFTVDLTVNPYSAAALSDVAKLRNVAQVALAASPLHSGQIYMGGTSAGQEDLNQISNADFLRTVSLIFLAIFVLLAIMLRSLLAPLYILVSLIASYFVTMGVMQVVFVSVLHYTGIDWTVPFFSLLLLVALGVDYSIFLMARFDEMLKEGLAPRTAIRLAMQRMGGVVFAAAIIMAGTFGSMTVAGVTALLEIGSSVVLGLFIYTGLLLGFFVPSAVSVVDRAHHWPFFTRDETENEVDGRRARASDGALMVD